A window of the Pseudomonas furukawaii genome harbors these coding sequences:
- a CDS encoding amino acid permease yields the protein MTDLNTAPVPTTKGGLHRDLKPRHLNMIAIGGSIGTGLFVASGATVATAGPGGALLAYALIGVMVYFLMTSLGEMAAHMPVSGSFSTYGSRFVDDGFGFALGWNYWYNWAVTIAAELVAAQLIMSFWLPDVPGLYWSALFLGLMFLLNLVSVKGFGESEFWFALIKVVTVVVFIGIGLATIFGIMGGIESPGFSNFTQGEAPFVGGLQAMVGVAMIAGFSFQGTELIGIAAGESENPRKNIPIAIRQVFWRILMFYVLAIFVIGMLIPYNEPSLLKNDASDISLSPFTLLFERAGFAAAASVMNAVILTAILSAGNSGMYASTRMLYNLALQGKAPKLFARLSASGVPRNALYATTLVGALCFFTSIVGDSTLYTWLLNTSGMCGFIAWLGIAISHYRFRKGYLAQGGRLQDLPYRAKLFPLGPLFAFGLCLTITLGQNYQAFFGDRIDWAGLAATYISLPLFLAIWLGYKLKKGSRLVRYSEMDIRACED from the coding sequence GTGACCGATTTGAACACCGCCCCCGTGCCTACCACCAAAGGGGGGCTGCACCGGGACCTCAAGCCCCGCCACCTGAACATGATCGCCATCGGCGGTTCCATCGGCACCGGCCTGTTCGTCGCCTCCGGCGCCACCGTGGCCACGGCCGGCCCGGGCGGCGCGCTGCTGGCCTATGCGCTGATCGGGGTGATGGTCTACTTCCTCATGACCAGCCTTGGCGAGATGGCGGCGCACATGCCGGTTTCCGGCTCGTTCAGCACCTATGGCAGTCGTTTCGTCGACGATGGCTTCGGCTTCGCCCTGGGCTGGAACTACTGGTACAACTGGGCGGTGACCATCGCCGCCGAACTGGTGGCGGCCCAGCTGATCATGAGCTTCTGGCTGCCGGACGTGCCCGGACTCTACTGGAGCGCGCTGTTCCTCGGACTGATGTTCCTGCTCAACCTGGTGTCGGTGAAGGGCTTCGGCGAGAGCGAGTTCTGGTTCGCCCTGATCAAGGTGGTGACGGTGGTGGTCTTCATCGGCATCGGCCTGGCCACCATCTTCGGCATCATGGGCGGCATCGAATCCCCCGGTTTCAGCAACTTCACCCAGGGCGAGGCGCCCTTCGTCGGCGGCCTGCAGGCCATGGTGGGGGTGGCGATGATCGCCGGCTTCTCCTTCCAGGGTACCGAGCTGATCGGGATCGCCGCCGGTGAATCGGAAAATCCGAGGAAGAACATCCCCATCGCCATCCGCCAGGTGTTCTGGCGGATCCTGATGTTCTACGTCCTGGCCATCTTCGTGATCGGCATGCTGATTCCCTACAACGAACCGAGCCTCCTGAAGAACGACGCCAGCGACATCAGCCTGTCGCCCTTCACGCTGCTCTTCGAGCGCGCGGGCTTCGCCGCGGCGGCCAGCGTGATGAATGCAGTGATCCTCACCGCCATCCTCTCCGCCGGCAACTCCGGCATGTACGCCTCCACCCGGATGCTCTACAACCTCGCCCTGCAGGGCAAGGCGCCGAAGCTGTTCGCCCGGCTGTCCGCCAGCGGCGTACCACGCAACGCCCTCTACGCCACCACCCTGGTGGGTGCGCTGTGCTTCTTCACCTCCATCGTCGGCGACAGCACCCTCTACACCTGGCTGCTGAACACCTCCGGCATGTGCGGCTTCATCGCCTGGCTGGGCATCGCCATTTCCCACTACCGCTTCCGCAAGGGCTACCTGGCCCAGGGCGGCCGGCTGCAGGACCTGCCCTACCGCGCCAAGCTCTTCCCCCTGGGCCCGCTCTTCGCCTTCGGCCTGTGCCTGACCATCACCCTCGGGCAGAACTACCAGGCCTTCTTCGGCGACCGCATCGACTGGGCCGGCCTGGCCGCGACCTACATCAGCCTGCCGCTGTTCCTGGCCATCTGGCTGGGCTACAAGCTGAAGAAGGGCAGCCGCCTGGTGCGCTATTCGGAAATGGACATTCGCGCCTGCGAAGATTGA
- a CDS encoding TMEM165/GDT1 family protein encodes MESLFVPTLIVALAEIGDKTQLLALLLAARFRKPWPIIWGIVVATLANHFAAGAVGAWVASFFSAATLSWVLAASFAAVAAWTLVPDKLDDDEASGLKKYGPFVTTLIAFFLAEMGDKTQVATVMLAAQYPHFVLVVAGTTLGMLIANVPVVLAGNFAADRLPLALIRRLAAAAFAALAAYAVYEALKLSGVL; translated from the coding sequence CTGGAATCCCTGTTCGTCCCCACCCTGATCGTCGCCCTCGCCGAAATCGGCGACAAGACGCAGCTGCTCGCCCTCCTGCTCGCCGCGCGCTTCCGCAAACCCTGGCCGATCATCTGGGGCATTGTCGTCGCCACCCTGGCCAATCATTTCGCCGCCGGTGCCGTGGGCGCCTGGGTCGCCAGCTTCTTCTCCGCCGCGACCCTCAGCTGGGTCCTCGCCGCGTCCTTCGCCGCCGTTGCCGCCTGGACCCTGGTGCCGGACAAGCTGGATGACGACGAAGCGTCCGGACTGAAGAAATACGGCCCCTTCGTCACCACCCTGATCGCCTTCTTCCTCGCCGAGATGGGCGACAAGACCCAGGTCGCCACGGTAATGCTGGCCGCCCAGTACCCGCACTTCGTGCTGGTGGTCGCCGGTACCACCCTCGGCATGCTGATCGCCAACGTGCCCGTGGTGCTGGCGGGCAACTTCGCCGCCGACCGCCTGCCCCTGGCGCTGATCCGTCGCCTGGCCGCCGCCGCCTTCGCCGCCCTGGCCGCCTATGCCGTGTACGAAGCCCTGAAACTCAGCGGCGTGCTCTGA
- a CDS encoding ketosteroid isomerase-related protein, translating to MSLDDMKRLVRQHIDLSWNKGCLALAEQLQSKDFLYKSSFISRPFNGAAYSQMVQNIRDAMPDLEVVVEECLAEGHKVVTWCTLIGSIQKPALGYPPSDKVLSISAMAFWTLNSLGEVQEICTMFDMESFRAQLGLDTQPLSAKALP from the coding sequence GTGTCACTGGACGATATGAAGCGGCTGGTTCGCCAGCACATCGATCTCTCATGGAACAAGGGCTGCCTGGCCCTGGCCGAACAACTGCAGAGCAAGGACTTCCTCTACAAGAGTTCCTTCATCAGCCGCCCCTTCAATGGCGCCGCCTACAGCCAGATGGTGCAGAACATCCGCGACGCCATGCCCGACCTGGAGGTGGTGGTGGAGGAATGCCTCGCCGAAGGCCACAAGGTGGTCACCTGGTGCACCCTGATCGGCAGCATTCAGAAGCCCGCCCTGGGCTATCCACCCAGCGACAAGGTCCTGAGCATTTCCGCGATGGCGTTCTGGACCCTCAACAGCCTGGGCGAGGTGCAGGAGATCTGCACCATGTTCGACATGGAGAGCTTCCGCGCCCAACTGGGCCTCGACACCCAGCCGCTGTCGGCGAAGGCACTGCCCTGA
- a CDS encoding NAD-dependent epimerase/dehydratase family protein: MKIAVLGATGLLGHHAARAVKAAGHRLVVIHRPSSRIERLGYLDAEFRPAELLDHGSLVRALADLDGVIFCAAGYPNRPRRWQEEVAAALDQTNHFYAACLAARVPRILYTGAAIALPRHPEGLPGHEGLFYEEMPLWKNPYLLSKWALDEQAREQARNGLPVVIGIPGMCLGEFDTGPSSGRLITAIANGWMTRFVPGRRNVIDAADAGRGLLLALEKGRVGERYLLAGHNIEMAELTRRIAQLLGVKPPEPMPLAMARGMAALGRLRYRLSGEVPKLNDATLAVMAGGQFLDGRKAREELGFIADTPLETTLERTIAWFRDNGYL; the protein is encoded by the coding sequence GTGAAGATCGCCGTACTAGGAGCAACCGGCCTGCTGGGCCACCACGCGGCCCGGGCGGTGAAAGCCGCAGGGCATCGCCTGGTGGTGATCCATCGGCCATCCTCGAGGATCGAGCGGCTGGGCTACCTGGACGCCGAGTTTCGCCCCGCCGAACTGCTGGACCACGGGTCGCTCGTTCGCGCCCTCGCCGACCTGGACGGTGTGATCTTCTGTGCGGCGGGCTACCCGAACCGTCCCCGCCGCTGGCAGGAAGAAGTGGCCGCCGCGCTGGACCAGACCAACCATTTCTATGCCGCCTGCCTCGCCGCGCGGGTTCCGCGCATCCTCTACACCGGTGCGGCCATCGCCCTGCCGCGTCATCCCGAGGGCCTGCCGGGCCACGAGGGTTTGTTCTACGAAGAAATGCCCCTGTGGAAGAACCCCTACCTGCTCAGCAAGTGGGCCTTGGACGAGCAGGCGCGGGAACAGGCCCGCAACGGCTTGCCGGTGGTGATCGGGATTCCCGGGATGTGCCTGGGCGAGTTCGATACCGGACCCAGCAGTGGGCGCCTGATCACCGCCATCGCCAATGGCTGGATGACCCGCTTCGTGCCTGGTCGGCGCAATGTCATCGACGCAGCCGATGCCGGACGCGGCCTGTTGCTGGCCCTGGAAAAGGGGCGGGTGGGAGAGCGCTACCTGCTGGCCGGCCATAACATCGAGATGGCCGAGCTGACCCGGCGGATCGCCCAGCTGCTCGGCGTCAAGCCGCCGGAGCCCATGCCCCTGGCCATGGCCCGGGGCATGGCGGCCCTCGGGCGCTTGCGCTATCGCCTGTCCGGTGAGGTCCCGAAGCTGAACGACGCCACCCTCGCGGTCATGGCGGGCGGCCAGTTCCTCGATGGCCGCAAGGCCCGGGAGGAGCTGGGCTTCATCGCCGACACGCCCCTGGAAACCACCCTGGAGCGCACCATCGCCTGGTTTCGCGACAACGGTTACCTCTGA